A window of Haliscomenobacter hydrossis DSM 1100 contains these coding sequences:
- a CDS encoding ATP-binding protein, producing the protein MQILEKHPELPAILAEFELFEGVAPSAIQWLIDHSEYQFYEEGENFIRPNMDAEHMLLIVKGEYALRMQQGNEFRDIGQWGAGYVTGLLPFSRMKKTVAYGIAVLPLEILALHRNCFTEMATVSYELTQNLVGVMSSRIKTFTEQRLQDEKLMSLGKLSAGLAHELNNPASALVRSADELYQKIHQSPERFKSVITMRVSPEETDALNAILFRKASEGQAKELGLLERESCKDDILDWLEDHDIDNADDIAETFLDFGLRLEDLEAMKEALNGKALNAMMWWIESTLSLERLVKEIRESADRIGRLVSSIKTYTHMDQSQDMQSTDLHEGIRSTMIMLKHQFKEKSIQVVKEFAEDMPMVCVHPGEMNQVWTNLIDNAVDAAPVGGMLKVRTYVKNKKAVIDIIDNGPGIPEAIRNKIFDPFFTTKEIGKGTGMGLEIARRIVLKHHGEISLKSKPGETIFTVCIPI; encoded by the coding sequence GTGCAAATACTTGAAAAACACCCAGAGCTACCCGCAATCCTGGCCGAATTTGAACTCTTCGAAGGAGTTGCACCCTCGGCCATCCAATGGTTGATCGACCATTCGGAATACCAATTTTACGAAGAAGGTGAAAATTTTATCCGTCCCAATATGGATGCGGAACACATGCTGTTGATTGTAAAAGGGGAGTACGCTTTGCGCATGCAGCAAGGCAATGAATTCCGCGACATTGGCCAATGGGGTGCTGGCTATGTCACCGGGCTTTTGCCTTTTTCGCGGATGAAAAAAACGGTGGCCTATGGCATAGCCGTATTACCCCTAGAAATATTGGCCTTGCACCGCAACTGTTTTACCGAAATGGCGACAGTGAGTTATGAGTTGACCCAGAACCTGGTTGGGGTCATGTCGAGCCGGATCAAAACCTTTACTGAACAGCGCCTACAAGATGAAAAACTGATGTCGCTGGGCAAATTGTCGGCTGGTTTGGCCCATGAACTCAACAACCCCGCCTCCGCCCTCGTGCGCAGTGCCGATGAGTTGTACCAAAAAATACACCAATCTCCTGAACGGTTCAAATCGGTGATCACCATGCGGGTCAGCCCCGAAGAAACCGATGCCCTCAATGCAATATTGTTCAGGAAAGCCAGCGAGGGTCAGGCAAAAGAGCTGGGATTGTTGGAGCGGGAGTCCTGCAAAGACGATATTTTGGACTGGTTGGAAGACCATGACATCGACAATGCCGATGATATTGCCGAAACCTTTCTCGATTTTGGCCTGCGTTTGGAAGATTTGGAAGCCATGAAGGAGGCCCTCAATGGCAAAGCCCTCAATGCCATGATGTGGTGGATTGAAAGTACCCTGAGCCTGGAGCGCCTGGTGAAAGAAATCCGCGAGTCTGCCGATCGCATTGGCCGTTTGGTCAGTTCGATCAAGACCTACACCCACATGGACCAAAGCCAGGACATGCAGTCGACCGACTTGCACGAAGGCATTCGCAGCACCATGATCATGCTCAAACACCAGTTTAAGGAAAAAAGCATCCAGGTCGTTAAAGAATTTGCGGAAGACATGCCAATGGTGTGTGTTCATCCCGGTGAAATGAACCAGGTTTGGACCAACCTGATCGACAATGCCGTGGATGCTGCCCCCGTAGGTGGTATGCTCAAAGTGCGCACTTATGTGAAAAACAAAAAGGCAGTGATTGACATTATTGACAACGGCCCGGGGATTCCTGAAGCGATCCGCAACAAGATTTTTGATCCTTTTTTTACCACCAAAGAAATTGGCAAAGGCACGGGTATGGGGCTGGAAATTGCCCGCCGCATCGTGCTCAAACACCACGGCGAAATCAGCTTAAAATCCAAACCCGGTGAAACCATTTTTACGGTTTGTATTCCTATTTAA
- the egtB gene encoding ergothioneine biosynthesis protein EgtB, translating into MQTATSVDLLTRYRHIRLQSEQICAPLATEDYVVQPITDVSPPKWHLGHTTWFFENFLLIPHFPGYQVFNSAYPYFFNSYYESQGPRIHRSNRGNMTRPSVEEVYQFRQYVDLHLLELIEQLQKRTDQAAQEALFTLEVGLQHEQQHQELLLTDIKYILGNNPLFPVYAAGESTTEAIPARPAEWIEMAAGLYAIGHQGEDFCWDNELSAHQVYLQDYAIQDRLITNGEYLEFIEAGGYEHYDHWLAEGWDWAKQLECKAPLYWFQQDGQWFNYTLQGFRPLNIEEPVCHVSYFEADAFARWKGLRLPTEQEWEAACRLTEPLIRGNFLEQKKGHPQSVGMAPATQFLGDVWEWTASAYLPYPHYPRFKGALGEYNGKFMINQMVLRGGSVATPQSHLRITYRNFFQTDKRWQFTGIRLAR; encoded by the coding sequence ATGCAAACTGCTACTTCTGTCGATTTACTTACCCGTTACCGCCACATTCGACTACAATCGGAGCAAATTTGCGCCCCTTTGGCCACCGAAGACTACGTGGTACAACCCATCACCGATGTCAGCCCGCCCAAGTGGCATCTAGGACATACGACCTGGTTTTTTGAAAATTTTCTGTTGATCCCTCATTTTCCGGGCTATCAGGTGTTCAATTCGGCCTATCCCTATTTTTTCAATAGTTACTACGAAAGCCAAGGCCCACGCATCCACCGCAGCAACCGGGGCAATATGACGCGGCCTTCGGTAGAAGAGGTGTACCAGTTTCGGCAATACGTTGACCTGCACCTCCTGGAATTGATCGAACAGTTGCAAAAAAGAACCGACCAGGCAGCTCAGGAAGCTTTGTTTACCCTGGAAGTAGGCTTGCAACACGAGCAGCAGCATCAGGAGTTACTCTTGACTGACATCAAATACATCCTCGGTAACAATCCTTTGTTTCCGGTTTATGCTGCTGGAGAATCAACGACAGAAGCAATACCCGCCCGACCAGCGGAGTGGATCGAGATGGCTGCCGGGCTGTACGCCATTGGCCATCAAGGTGAAGATTTTTGTTGGGACAACGAATTGAGTGCGCATCAGGTGTACCTCCAAGATTACGCCATTCAAGACCGCCTGATCACCAACGGAGAATACCTTGAATTTATAGAGGCGGGTGGTTACGAACACTACGACCATTGGCTGGCCGAGGGTTGGGATTGGGCCAAACAACTGGAATGTAAGGCACCATTGTATTGGTTTCAACAAGATGGACAATGGTTCAACTACACCTTGCAAGGCTTTCGACCGCTGAATATTGAGGAACCGGTTTGCCACGTCAGCTACTTTGAAGCCGATGCGTTTGCCCGTTGGAAAGGCCTGCGCCTGCCGACCGAACAAGAATGGGAAGCCGCCTGTCGATTGACCGAACCGCTGATCCGGGGCAATTTTTTGGAACAAAAAAAAGGACATCCTCAAAGTGTCGGCATGGCTCCTGCCACCCAGTTTCTGGGCGATGTGTGGGAGTGGACGGCCAGCGCTTATTTGCCTTACCCGCATTATCCACGTTTCAAAGGAGCCTTGGGGGAATACAACGGCAAATTCATGATCAACCAAATGGTGTTGCGCGGTGGCTCGGTGGCTACACCCCAATCGCATTTGCGGATAACGTACCGAAATTTTTTCCAGACGGATAAACGTTGGCAATTTACGGGCATCCGTTTGGCGCGGTAG
- the rpoN gene encoding RNA polymerase factor sigma-54 — MKTSLGQRQLLLQKLSPQQIQLMKLLQIPTALLEQRIKEEMEENPALEETDDEFPEEQADFDTNTDAASAEDAAANSEAESEETQYSDENFDLDDYLNGYMEDDPASYKERGDSYQPEEEEKTMPVAIENSFHEYLEQQIGLLNLTDEKEKIIALQIIGSIDEDGYLRREPYAIADDLLFSQNLMVEEKEVIDILKKIQRMDPPGIGARDLQECLYIQLQLRIEQGEELEDEELIALKAASKIILRQFEAFSKRHYDKLQRQFNLSEKQLKAAYHEIMKLNPKPASGYIAGSMERSSQYIIPDFIVLNRDGELELTLNVRNAPDLRISDSFRDMLRGYNDQRRLNQKLTRSQKETVQFIRQKIESARWFIDAIRQRHETMYKSMYAIMDYQTEYFLSGDEKKIRPMILQDIADRTGLDVSTVSRVANSKYVQTEFGTRRLKEFFSEALQTSDGEEVSTLEVKKILTEIIAAEDKRKPLSDDKLTQLLQEKGYNIARRTVAKYREQLNVSKASLRKQM; from the coding sequence GTGAAAACAAGTTTAGGACAACGTCAACTTTTACTTCAAAAATTATCACCTCAGCAGATTCAGCTCATGAAACTGCTGCAAATTCCTACTGCCCTTCTTGAACAACGCATCAAGGAAGAAATGGAGGAAAACCCCGCTTTGGAAGAAACGGACGACGAATTCCCGGAGGAACAAGCAGATTTTGATACCAATACCGACGCTGCCAGTGCCGAGGACGCCGCCGCCAACAGCGAGGCCGAATCAGAAGAAACCCAATACAGTGACGAGAATTTTGACCTGGATGATTACCTCAATGGCTACATGGAAGATGATCCGGCCTCTTACAAAGAACGGGGGGATAGTTACCAACCCGAGGAAGAGGAAAAAACCATGCCCGTAGCCATTGAAAACAGTTTTCATGAATACCTGGAGCAACAAATTGGCTTGCTCAACCTGACCGATGAAAAAGAAAAAATCATCGCACTACAAATCATCGGCAGCATTGATGAGGATGGTTATTTGCGCCGGGAGCCTTACGCGATTGCCGACGATCTGCTTTTTTCCCAAAACCTCATGGTGGAGGAAAAAGAGGTGATCGATATTCTCAAAAAAATTCAGCGTATGGATCCTCCGGGCATCGGTGCCCGCGACCTGCAGGAATGTTTGTACATCCAATTACAATTGCGCATTGAACAAGGAGAGGAACTGGAAGATGAAGAGCTGATCGCCCTCAAAGCGGCGAGCAAAATCATCCTCCGCCAGTTTGAAGCGTTTTCTAAAAGGCACTATGACAAACTGCAACGCCAGTTCAACCTCAGTGAAAAACAACTGAAGGCGGCCTATCACGAAATCATGAAGCTCAATCCCAAACCCGCCAGTGGATACATTGCCGGGTCAATGGAACGCTCCAGTCAATACATCATCCCTGATTTTATTGTACTTAACCGCGACGGGGAGTTGGAACTAACCCTCAACGTGCGCAACGCCCCCGATTTGCGGATCAGTGATTCATTTCGGGATATGCTGCGGGGCTACAACGACCAGCGACGCCTCAATCAAAAACTGACCCGTAGCCAAAAAGAGACGGTACAGTTCATTCGCCAAAAGATAGAATCCGCCCGCTGGTTCATCGACGCCATCCGGCAGCGCCACGAAACGATGTACAAATCCATGTACGCCATCATGGATTACCAAACCGAGTATTTTTTGAGCGGGGACGAAAAGAAGATCCGCCCGATGATTTTGCAAGACATCGCGGACCGGACCGGCCTGGATGTGTCTACGGTTTCCCGGGTAGCCAACAGCAAATATGTACAAACGGAGTTCGGCACCCGAAGATTGAAGGAGTTTTTCTCCGAAGCCCTACAAACCAGTGACGGCGAAGAGGTATCGACCCTCGAAGTGAAAAAAATCCTCACCGAAATCATTGCGGCGGAGGATAAACGCAAACCACTCTCCGACGATAAACTTACCCAATTGCTGCAAGAAAAGGGCTACAACATCGCCCGCCGCACTGTAGCCAAATACCGCGAACAGCTCAATGTGTCTAAGGCCAGCCTGCGCAAGCAGATGTAA
- a CDS encoding UBP-type zinc finger domain-containing protein gives MPVETCTHLPNLEDLKRATAYECVDCVKTGSSWLHLRTCQTCGETHCCDSSPNKHATKHYHATEHPVVSSAEPGENWLWCYADKVFYPYTL, from the coding sequence ATGCCTGTAGAAACATGTACTCACTTACCCAATCTTGAAGACCTGAAACGAGCCACTGCCTACGAATGTGTGGACTGTGTCAAAACCGGGAGCAGTTGGCTGCACTTGCGCACTTGTCAAACCTGTGGCGAAACCCATTGTTGCGACTCGTCTCCCAATAAACATGCCACCAAACACTATCATGCCACCGAGCACCCTGTAGTCAGTTCGGCTGAGCCAGGTGAAAACTGGTTGTGGTGTTATGCCGATAAAGTGTTTTACCCGTATACTTTGTGA
- a CDS encoding OmpA family protein: MKSAVKKYSRLWAVLNCLLLVVVLSISCKNQTPKEPVSPEEDPLGAIEDMVNETKALAKEEAARVDEKTQKALESLRSVKFDPETVGEKLYQAILAGKDLKMEVFLFKTLNFVPEQADVLPAMKPELTQLANIMAAFPEFKFQIAAHTAGVGDHILNLTLSHHRATSIVEALEKMGVAKSRMKARGYGDELPIADHTMPEGREANQRIELTFVK, translated from the coding sequence ATGAAATCAGCGGTTAAAAAATATTCCAGGCTTTGGGCAGTATTGAACTGTCTTTTGCTAGTAGTGGTTTTAAGTATAAGTTGTAAGAACCAAACGCCCAAGGAACCTGTTTCCCCTGAAGAAGATCCTTTAGGTGCCATCGAGGACATGGTGAACGAAACCAAAGCCCTGGCCAAAGAAGAAGCGGCGAGGGTAGATGAAAAAACCCAAAAAGCCCTGGAAAGTTTACGCAGCGTGAAATTTGACCCGGAGACCGTGGGGGAAAAATTGTACCAGGCCATTTTAGCGGGTAAAGACCTGAAAATGGAAGTGTTTTTGTTCAAAACCCTCAATTTTGTTCCTGAGCAAGCCGATGTTTTGCCTGCGATGAAGCCAGAATTGACCCAATTGGCCAACATCATGGCCGCATTTCCCGAATTCAAATTCCAGATCGCTGCCCATACCGCAGGAGTGGGTGACCATATATTGAACCTGACCCTTTCTCACCACCGCGCTACCTCGATTGTGGAAGCACTGGAGAAAATGGGGGTAGCCAAATCGCGCATGAAAGCGCGGGGCTATGGGGATGAACTGCCCATCGCCGACCATACCATGCCCGAAGGAAGAGAAGCAAACCAGCGGATAGAGCTGACCTTTGTGAAGTGA
- the egtD gene encoding L-histidine N(alpha)-methyltransferase codes for MISVTKTTTALSAFAQDVHKGLSSSPKYLLSKYFYDAEGDRLFQKIMELPEYYLTRCEEEILRTYSANLADFLGNQPFDLIELGAGDGLKTRVLLEHFQQRKLQYRYFPVDISRNILMHLQEKLHQEWPGLSVIPLEGEYFTALKKLPVNDPPIRKVVLFLGSTIGNMSLADSEAFLQQLRAQLAPGDLILVGFDLKKKPELILAAYNDSAGVTRAFNHNHLLRINRELGGNFKPEHFQHWPLYHPVTGHAKSYLLSTIAQSVYIEALELQVDFAAWEAIDMELSKKFDQAEIELLAEQTHLQVLMYFKDQKEYFTDVLFIVE; via the coding sequence ATGATATCTGTTACTAAAACCACTACCGCCTTGTCTGCTTTTGCCCAGGACGTCCACAAAGGCCTGAGCAGCAGCCCAAAATATTTGCTCTCCAAATACTTCTATGACGCAGAGGGCGATCGCCTTTTCCAAAAAATCATGGAATTGCCCGAGTATTACCTCACCCGCTGCGAAGAGGAAATACTGCGGACCTATAGCGCAAATTTGGCCGACTTTTTGGGAAACCAGCCTTTTGACCTCATCGAACTGGGTGCCGGAGACGGACTCAAAACCCGGGTCTTATTGGAGCATTTCCAGCAGCGCAAACTGCAATACCGCTACTTTCCGGTCGATATTTCGCGCAACATCCTGATGCATTTGCAAGAAAAATTGCACCAGGAATGGCCAGGTTTATCGGTCATTCCATTGGAAGGAGAGTATTTTACAGCCTTAAAAAAACTACCTGTCAACGATCCGCCGATCCGCAAAGTGGTGTTGTTTTTGGGGTCTACCATTGGCAACATGTCACTGGCCGATTCCGAAGCATTCCTGCAGCAATTGCGCGCGCAGCTTGCGCCGGGTGATTTGATTCTGGTGGGTTTTGATTTGAAAAAAAAACCCGAATTGATTTTGGCTGCTTACAACGATTCTGCTGGAGTAACCCGTGCATTCAATCACAACCACTTGCTGCGCATCAATCGAGAGCTGGGGGGGAATTTTAAACCAGAGCATTTTCAACACTGGCCTTTGTACCATCCCGTAACCGGGCATGCCAAAAGTTATTTGCTCAGCACCATTGCGCAAAGTGTATACATTGAAGCACTCGAGCTCCAGGTAGATTTTGCGGCTTGGGAAGCTATCGATATGGAACTTTCGAAAAAATTCGACCAAGCCGAAATTGAACTACTCGCTGAGCAAACTCATTTACAAGTATTGATGTATTTTAAAGACCAAAAAGAATATTTCACGGACGTGCTATTTATCGTCGAGTAA
- a CDS encoding glycosyltransferase family protein: MPAQKILITPLDWGLGHATRCVPLIQAQLAQGHEVHLASSGRALAFLRQTFPKLPCHELPDYAVTYPKANLYWPLLRQLPKVFLAIMREYRVVQALHQQFQFNTVISDQRFGCYIPGIFNAFISHQIHLPAQHWVGGRTVQWINAFWIRTYFQESWIPDWEEYPGLAGDLSHPPLPGAKTRYLGPLSRLHKMEAQIVYRIAFILSGPEPQRSIWEAQIREQVRAFPQEHFFLLQGKPEVPFFETQDGNLLISPHLDTAKLSLLFAQSALIICRSGYSTLMDLAYTERPAYLVPTPGQPEQYYLARKLGNEGLYPWSDQADFDLQKCLETAPSH, encoded by the coding sequence ATGCCCGCTCAAAAAATCCTCATTACCCCCCTCGACTGGGGCCTCGGCCACGCTACCCGTTGCGTGCCACTCATCCAGGCGCAACTTGCACAGGGTCATGAAGTACACCTAGCCTCCAGTGGACGGGCCTTGGCTTTTTTGCGGCAAACTTTCCCGAAATTGCCTTGCCATGAACTGCCAGACTATGCTGTTACCTATCCCAAAGCCAACTTGTATTGGCCCCTGTTGCGGCAATTGCCTAAAGTTTTCCTGGCCATTATGCGCGAATACCGGGTGGTGCAAGCCTTACACCAACAATTTCAGTTCAATACAGTCATTTCTGACCAACGTTTTGGGTGCTACATCCCTGGGATTTTCAACGCTTTTATTTCCCATCAGATTCACTTACCTGCCCAGCATTGGGTTGGAGGGCGCACCGTGCAGTGGATCAATGCTTTCTGGATTCGAACATATTTTCAGGAGTCCTGGATCCCGGACTGGGAAGAGTACCCTGGTTTGGCTGGGGATTTGAGCCATCCTCCCTTACCTGGCGCGAAAACCCGTTATTTGGGGCCTTTGTCGCGTCTGCACAAAATGGAAGCGCAGATTGTTTACCGCATTGCCTTTATTCTTTCTGGCCCTGAGCCGCAACGCAGCATCTGGGAAGCACAGATTCGGGAGCAGGTACGAGCTTTCCCACAGGAGCATTTTTTCCTGTTGCAGGGCAAACCTGAAGTGCCTTTTTTTGAAACCCAGGATGGAAATTTACTTATTTCTCCTCACCTGGACACCGCCAAACTCTCTTTGCTTTTTGCCCAAAGCGCCTTGATTATATGCCGTTCAGGATATAGCACTTTGATGGATTTGGCGTATACGGAGCGGCCAGCCTACCTGGTACCCACTCCCGGCCAGCCCGAGCAGTATTACCTGGCGCGCAAACTCGGCAATGAAGGTCTTTATCCCTGGTCGGATCAAGCCGATTTTGACTTGCAGAAATGTTTAGAAACCGCGCCCTCCCATTAG
- the uvrA gene encoding excinuclease ABC subunit UvrA, which yields MSDRHNGIDSQEFIEVIGAREHNLKDIDVRIPRNRLVVITGISGSGKSSLAFDTIYAEGQRRYMETLSSYARQFIGEMERPDVERIDGLSPVISIEQKTTGRNPRSTVGTITEIYDFLRLLYARVGEAYSYATGKKMERFSEEQMRERLLIDLASKKVSLLAPMVRGRKGHYRELFEQVRKQGFTKIRVDGDILDVVPDMQADRYKVHDIEVVIDRLSINPQNPGRLFESLASALKIGNGVVMILDMDTQRMTTYSKHLFDFDSGVSYEEPSPNTFSFNSPYGACPSCNGLGFINQVDEDKVIPDPNKSISEGGFAPLGELRENLAFKQLKVIAKEFKFSVTTPIKDIPQEAMDIILRGGGQKFAIKLGAGADDDAIYNLAHEGLLKMLGRWYDETTSEKMRMWAEEFMTINECPECHGFRLRKESLHYRVHDRNIGELASMDIAELVDWMNNLHVFLSDRQQVIAKDVLKEISLRLGFLMHVGLEYLTLNRASRTLSGGESQRIRLATQIGSQLTGVTYILDEPSIGLHQRDNQKLIEALQQLSDIGNTVLVVEHDKDIMMASDYLIDLGPGAGKHGGELVAEGKPHTFLEKHTLTSEYLSARRSIEVPKTRRAGNGQALELIGAKGNNLKNVSITIPLGTFCCVTGVSGSGKSTLINETLYPILRQYIYKSLKPPMPYTEIRGLEHLDKVIEIDQSPIGRTPRSNPATYTGVFTDIRNIFAELPEAKIRGYKPGRFSFNVKGGRCDVCEGSGMRVIEMNFLPDVYVHCENCQGRRYNRETLEVLYKGKSINDVLDMPVSEGVEFFQNIPKIYRKLKTLEEVGLGYITLGQQATTLSGGEAQRVKLAEELAKRDTGRTIYILDEPTTGLHFEDIRHLLEVLNKLVERGNTVLVIEHNMDVIKVADYIIDMGLEGGQRGGDVVCTGTPELIAKHKKSHTARFLKLELKG from the coding sequence ATGTCTGACCGCCACAACGGAATCGATAGCCAGGAATTCATCGAAGTGATTGGAGCCCGCGAGCACAATCTCAAGGACATCGACGTGCGCATCCCGCGCAACCGGTTGGTGGTCATTACGGGCATTAGTGGCAGTGGCAAATCTTCCCTGGCCTTTGATACCATTTATGCCGAAGGGCAACGGCGCTACATGGAAACGCTTTCTTCGTACGCCCGACAATTCATCGGTGAAATGGAGCGCCCGGATGTGGAGCGCATCGACGGGCTGAGTCCGGTGATTTCCATTGAGCAAAAAACCACCGGACGCAACCCCCGTTCAACCGTGGGTACGATCACCGAAATTTATGATTTTCTGCGTTTGTTGTACGCCCGCGTTGGGGAGGCCTATTCGTATGCTACGGGCAAAAAAATGGAACGCTTCAGCGAAGAACAAATGCGTGAGCGTTTGTTGATTGACCTGGCAAGCAAAAAAGTTTCCCTCCTGGCACCCATGGTGCGTGGCCGCAAGGGGCATTACCGCGAATTGTTTGAGCAGGTGCGCAAACAGGGTTTTACCAAAATCCGGGTAGACGGCGACATTCTGGATGTGGTGCCCGACATGCAGGCCGACCGCTACAAGGTTCACGACATCGAGGTGGTCATCGACCGCTTGAGCATTAATCCACAAAACCCGGGTCGACTTTTCGAGTCCCTGGCTTCGGCGCTCAAAATTGGCAATGGGGTGGTGATGATCCTGGATATGGATACCCAGCGCATGACGACCTACAGCAAACACTTGTTCGATTTTGATTCGGGCGTTTCTTACGAGGAGCCTTCCCCCAATACGTTTTCCTTCAACTCGCCCTACGGCGCTTGTCCCAGCTGCAATGGCCTGGGTTTTATCAACCAGGTGGATGAAGACAAGGTCATTCCTGATCCCAATAAGAGCATCAGCGAGGGTGGTTTTGCTCCCCTGGGTGAGCTGCGCGAAAACCTGGCCTTTAAACAACTGAAAGTCATCGCCAAGGAATTCAAATTTTCGGTGACGACCCCCATCAAAGACATTCCCCAGGAAGCCATGGACATTATCCTGCGTGGCGGCGGGCAGAAATTTGCCATCAAACTTGGGGCTGGCGCTGATGATGACGCCATTTACAACCTGGCGCACGAGGGTTTACTCAAAATGTTGGGGCGCTGGTACGACGAAACCACTTCCGAAAAAATGCGCATGTGGGCCGAAGAGTTCATGACCATCAACGAATGCCCGGAATGCCACGGTTTTCGCTTGCGCAAAGAATCCTTGCACTACCGCGTCCACGATCGGAACATCGGCGAATTGGCCAGCATGGACATCGCCGAACTGGTCGACTGGATGAATAACCTCCACGTGTTCCTCAGCGATCGGCAACAAGTCATTGCCAAAGACGTACTCAAAGAAATCAGCCTGCGCCTGGGCTTTTTGATGCACGTGGGGCTGGAATACCTCACCCTCAATCGGGCTTCGCGTACCCTTTCCGGAGGGGAATCACAACGCATTCGCCTGGCCACTCAAATTGGCTCCCAGCTTACGGGGGTCACCTACATTTTGGACGAACCCAGCATTGGCCTGCACCAGCGCGACAACCAAAAACTGATTGAAGCCTTACAACAACTGAGTGACATTGGCAATACGGTGTTGGTGGTCGAACACGACAAAGACATCATGATGGCCTCCGATTACCTCATCGACCTGGGGCCAGGAGCGGGCAAACACGGTGGCGAGCTGGTGGCCGAGGGCAAGCCGCACACATTTTTGGAAAAACATACCCTCACCTCTGAATACCTCAGCGCCCGGCGCAGCATTGAAGTGCCCAAAACACGACGCGCGGGCAACGGCCAGGCCCTGGAATTGATTGGAGCCAAAGGCAACAACCTCAAAAACGTTTCGATCACCATTCCCCTGGGTACTTTTTGCTGTGTAACCGGGGTGTCGGGCAGTGGCAAATCCACGCTGATCAACGAAACATTGTACCCCATTTTGCGGCAGTACATTTACAAAAGCCTCAAACCGCCGATGCCTTACACTGAAATTCGCGGTTTGGAGCACCTGGACAAAGTCATCGAAATTGACCAATCGCCCATTGGACGTACGCCGCGCTCCAACCCGGCTACCTATACGGGCGTGTTTACCGATATCCGCAACATTTTTGCGGAATTGCCCGAAGCCAAAATCCGGGGCTACAAACCGGGGCGTTTTTCTTTCAATGTCAAAGGTGGGCGCTGCGATGTGTGCGAAGGTTCCGGCATGCGGGTCATCGAAATGAACTTTTTGCCCGACGTTTACGTCCATTGCGAAAACTGCCAAGGCCGCCGTTACAACCGCGAAACCCTGGAAGTACTGTACAAAGGCAAATCGATCAACGATGTGCTGGACATGCCTGTAAGTGAAGGCGTGGAGTTTTTCCAAAACATCCCCAAAATTTACCGCAAACTCAAAACCCTGGAAGAAGTGGGATTGGGTTACATTACCCTGGGCCAACAGGCCACAACCCTTTCGGGTGGCGAAGCTCAACGGGTAAAACTGGCCGAAGAGTTGGCCAAACGCGACACGGGGCGCACCATTTATATTTTGGACGAGCCGACCACCGGGCTACACTTTGAAGACATCCGCCACTTGTTGGAGGTATTGAACAAACTGGTGGAACGTGGCAATACCGTGCTGGTCATCGAGCACAACATGGACGTAATCAAGGTGGCGGACTATATCATCGACATGGGCCTGGAAGGCGGGCAACGCGGGGGAGATGTGGTGTGTACGGGCACGCCGGAATTGATCGCCAAGCACAAAAAGAGCCATACCGCCCGCTTCTTGAAGCTCGAATTGAAAGGGTAA